Within the Pradoshia eiseniae genome, the region GCTCCAGTTACGAAGAAGAACGAGAATATCCCTTAAAGAAGTTTAAAGACCGCCTTGAAAGCGGCTGTACCCTTGGTGCCTTTCTTCATGAAGAACTAGTGGGCATGGTCACAGTTATACAAGAGACAAGGAATAAGACCAAGCATAAAGCAAATATTTTTGGGATGTACGTGAGTCCCGCGCAAAGAGGGCAAGGCATTGGAAAGAACCTGATGATCGAAGCCATCAAACAGGCGAAAACGCTGAAAGGAATTGAGCAAATTCACCTAACCGTTGTCACAAGCAATGATGCGGCCAAGCACTTGTATCTTTCATTGGGATTTGAGATATACGGGAGAGAAAAGCACGCATTAAAGATTGGTGATTCCTATCTCGATGAGGAGCATATGTACTTATTCCTTTAGATGCTTATGAATCAAAGGATGCTTCAAGTCCTGGTGAACTTAGTGGGGCTGAGATATAAGTATTTCAGTCAATGATAAAACCTGAACTATTAGGTGATATGTTAATCAATATTACGCTTAATAGTTCAGGTTTTTATTTGTTTTCAATGGATTTGTTTATTTCTGCCTACCATTATGAATAACAAGTGGAACGGAGCTAGGGACACTCGACTCCTGCGAGAAATAGAGGACAGGCTAAAAATCCCGCTTTCTGCAAGGAGGCTCTGTTTGGCTGGATTCGTGCTGGGGAGCCCCAAAAATCACCTATCTTACTTAATGGCCTCACTCTTATATCCCTTGGCCTCGAGAGCCTCATAAATCGTTTTTAAACGAGGATTTCCTTCCCCAAGTACCTTTTCATCCAGCACAACTAAAGGATAGAAATATTCGTCATTCCGGACCTTTTCAGCCATTTTTCGTACAAATGGTTCCTCCTGTGGAGATTCTATGTCAATATACGTGAATTTAATAGGCTGATTTGGGAATTTCCTTGAAAGCGCAGCTTCCAGCCATTCATACGTTTCTTTTGATGATGGCATTCCCACACAGCTTGCGCAAATTTGCTCCGCGCCATAAACGAAAACCTCAGCTATTTTCATGCAAGCTCATCCCCTGTTCATTTCTTTTCTTCTCTCCTCATCTTACCTAATTTAGGATTGAGTAACAATTTTTAATGATTCTGCAAGGAATGTGGATAGCTTTTTTAAGGCAAAATCATTATAATATGATTAGGAAAGGAGTCGATAGCCTTGGCAGAACAAGAGTTATTTGATCAGGTTCAAGACGTTCTTGATAAGTTGCGTCCATTTCTTCTTCGCGATGGCGGAGACTGTGAACTAGTTGATGTGGATGAAGGTATTGTTAAGCTGCGTTTATTAGGAGCATGCGGAAGCTGCCCTAGTTCCACTATCACGCTGAAAGCAGGCATCGAGCGTGCCCTACTTGAAGAAGTTCCTGGCGTTGTTGAAGTAGAACAAGTATTCTAATGACCAAAACGATAAACAGCGGTCCCGGCAAATGGGAACCGCTGTTTTTATTTGATTGCCTGGACAAGGGGGCCATGATTCACAAGCGGAACATGCTGAATTGACATATTCGGAAAGGCCTCCTTTAATGCTTGGCATATGACAGGAACAGCTTCTAAATTGGCAAGGGTGATAACAGACGGTCCCGCACCACTGACAGCTGTACCATATGCCCCAGATTCTTTTGCAATCTTCCTTACCTCTGTGAAGTAGGGCATCAGTTCCCCCCTAAAAGGTTCATGGAAGTGATCCCTCTCCATCATACTTCCCGCGAGAGCCCAATTTCCAGCACAGACGGCCGCGACAAATGTATTGGACGCTGCACTTGCCGAGACTGCTTGTCCAAAAGACAGTTTTTCTGGGAGCAAAGACCTTGATGTCTCAGTTTTCAATTCAAATGGCGGGATTGTTATAATCGCTTCTGCCCCAACCACTGGCAAAGAAATAACTTCAGCTCCATTCTCCACCTGAACACCGACAGCAAGACCGCCATAAAGGGCTGCCCCGACATTATCAGGGTGTCCCTCCTCTAATGAAGCAAAACGCATCTTTTGAGTCTCATCTAACTGAAGGTCACAAAAGGCATTGGCAAGCTCAATCCCAGCAATGATGGCAGAGGCACTGCTGCCAAGACCCCTTGCAAGAGGAATTTCGCTCTTGACCTTTAGGTGACATGGCGGCATTTCCTCTCCAAAGAAGGTTGCTGCTTTTTGGGCCATCCGGACGAGATAATTCGATTCATCCTCCGGCAGGCCATGCATTTCCTCACAATTTATCGTAACCTCCCAATGTTCAGAACGGGAGGCCTCAATGGTTAAGTAAAGGCCTAGAGCAATTCCAAGCGAGTCAAAGCCCGGGCCTAGATTAGCCGTACTTGCCGGGATTTGAATGCGCAGCATGGGAGGCTGATTCATGATGAAACCACGCTCCCAAAATGCTTGGCCAGCTCTTCCTCATCATTTTCAATGACAATCGGTGTGATATGACCATATTCAACGGCTGTATTCGGATCCTTCAGCCCATTACCTGTCAAAACAGCTACCACAGTCTGTCCCTTCTTAATCTGACCAGATTGTAATTGCTTGATGACCCCAGCAATGGATGCACAAGAAGCAGGCTCTGCGAATATGCCCTCCTTACGTGCCAGGAGCTTATAGGCATGAACGATTTCTTCATCAGAAACCTCATCGATATTCCCTCCGGACTCCTTCGCGGCCTTTACGGCATATTCCCAGCTGGCAGGATTACCGATGCGAATGGCCGTTGCCAGCGTTTCCGGTTCTTCGAAAACCCGGTTGTGGACAATCGCCGCTGCCCCCTCCGCTTCAAATCCTCTCATTTCAGGGAGCCCTGATTGATGACTTTCATCGTATTCCTTAAAGCCTTTCCAATAGGCTGTTATATTCCCAGCGTTCCCAACAGGAATCGCAAGAATATCAGGAGCCTTGCCAAGCTCTCGGCAAACTTCATAGGCAGCCGTCTTCTGCCCTTCTATTCGATAAGGGTTCACCGAATTTACGAGGGTGATGGGGTATTTCGCGCTGATTGAGCGGACCATCGCTAGAGCCTGGTCAAAATTCCCCTTAATGGCATAAATCTCAGCTCCATACATCACTGCCTGGGCGAGTTTCCCCATTGCAATCTTTCCATCCGGGATGACAACAATACAGCGTAAGCCTGCTCTTGCGGCATATGCGGCAGCAGCGGCCGATGTATTGCCTGTGGAAGCACAGATAATTGTATCACTGCCTTCCTCAATCGCTTTTGCGACCGCCATGACCATCCCTCTATCTTTAAAGGAGCCAGTCGGATTTGCTCCCTCATATTTCACATAAAGCTCAACTCCTAGTTCCTCCGATAGATTTCTGCAATGGAATAATGGCGTATTGCCCTCATGGAGGGTTAGCATCGGAGTCTGTTCATTTACCGGCAAGAACTCCGAAAACTCTTGTAATAGTCCTTTCCATCCCATCAGACAAGACCTCCTTCCACTTTATACGTACTCTTGATCTCCTCCACCTTGTCATATGTCCTGAGTTTCTTAAGCACCCTCTCGAAATTGGCAAGCGGCGCATCATGAGAAATCAGCACGATTTCAGAGGCTTGTTCACCTTTAATTGGGAGCTGCATAATCTTCTCAAAGCTTATCCCATCTTCTGCGAATATTGAAGTAATCTGGGCAAAGACGCCAACCTCATCCTTCACGCGCAGACGGAGGAAATGCTTGCCGCAGATTTCTTCGGCGGTCTTCAGCCTTTTCTCGAATTGAGGCAGCACAGCACTGCTTCCATTCACGCCAAGACGCATATTCTTCATGACAGCAACTAAATCAGAAACGACAGCTGTTGCAGTCGGTAGACTTCCTGCTCCCGGTCCGTAGAACATTGTTTCACCGACTGCTTCCCCATATACATAGACCGCATTATACTCATCATTCACCATCGCAAGCGGGTGATCGATTGGAAGCAGGGTAGGTTCAACACTGACTTCGACCTTATCCTCCTTGCATCTTTGCGCAAGGCCAATCAGTTTCACTGTATATCCAAGCTTTTGGCTGAATGCAAGATCTTCATCTGAAACCTCTGTAATCCCTAGTACTTTTACATCATCCAAATCAATCGTCATGGAAAATCCAAGAGTGGCCAAGATTGCCATCTTGCGGGCAGCATCCAGCCCGCCAACATCAGCGGTCGGGTCGGACTCCGCAAACCCAAGCTCCTGTGCTCTTTTCAACGCTTCCGTATAAGAAAGCTTCTCCTTGCACATTTTCGTAAGTATATAATTCGTCGTTCCATTCACAATCCCCATCATCTTCGTAATACGATCTGAGGCGAGTCCGTCTGTCAAGCCGCGCAGAATCGGAATTCCACCTGCAACACTGGCCTCATAGAAAAGGTCGCAGCCATTTCTCGACGCAACAGATAGAAGCTCAGGGCCATAAACTGCCATCAAATCCTTGTTAGCCGTTACCACATGCTTTTTATTGTTCAATGCTTGAAGAAGAAGCTTACGAGTTTCTTCTACTCCTCCAATTACCTCGATGACGACATCTATTTCTGGATCATAGATAATATCATCGCTCGAAATCGTCAGCATATCGCTTGGAATCGTCACATCCCGCTCTTTTACAAGATCTTTCACAAGGATTTTCTTTATCTCTACAGGGCAGCCTACCTGGTGCATTAGCTTATCCTGATGATTGCTAATGATTTTAACCACCCCTGTTCCTACCGTACCAAGTCCTAATAATCCTATTGAAATCGGCTTCACCCAAACTCCCCCTTGCGTTGTCTTTGTAAAGTGGACATTTGTACATCTATAAAGGACATTATAGATGATAACTATCCATCATGACAACTTATATCTTTACTGGAATAAAATTAATCTTACCTCTTTATTCAAATTTGTTCAAATATTCAAATAGTTTTTCTTTTAGTTTGAATCCATTCAGGTACAGTCATCCTGCTATTACCTCTAGGGATGCCAGCCATTTCATAAAAATCATGCAATAACCGTTCATAAAGGCTTGATTGTTTAGCATATTGGTTAAGCCTATCCTCAAGCATAGCCTTCTCTCCTTCTGAGCGGATATAATAATAGGTTTCGATGGTCTCAAAATAATGGATGGGCAGAAGCAATCGGGCATAAGTCATCTTGGCTGAGAAGGTTGAAAATGGGGACACCGTTTGATATTGGCGCAGAAAGTTAACAACGCCTTGGTGGTACGTATTAGGCTGTTCTAAGAAATGCATACGTACGTATTCAGCTATATCCCTGGCTCCATGATCAAACACCCAATCCTTTGGCACTTTCCCAATGGTTTGAGAGCCCCAGGTTTGCGGGGTGAACCGAGTGTGGCACACTGTCCCTCCATCTATCTGCTCAGGATCATCATCAAGCTCGGTATCAACCAAATATTGAATAGCATTTTCCGTCAAGCCTGCATAATATGGATAAGAATCGATAAACAATTTTTCAAAATCATTTTGCGGCTTGCTTAAGAGCTTATCTCTCCATACCTTTTCCAGCTGGTCGATGCGCGTCTCCCACATTTGTTTCCATTTCCCCATTCGACTGGACTGCTCCATCCGCGTTTGAATCGTACGGCCCCTGTAATGGAAAACAGCAAGGGCTTTACCAGTTTCATAAATGGCAGGAAGGACAGAACCTTGCATACAAACAATATAAGGCTGGTCTGATTCCCGTGTGAGGATACTTTCCTCGCGGTTCATAATAGGCAGCCAAATCCCTGGTTCACCCTGTTCATATAAATGATGCGCCATATAATATTGCTCATCTATTTCTCGTTCATCGCCTTGTGCCGCATAACATATATAGGACTGCATTCCGCTTTTAAACAATTTCACAGAACCGACAGTGGTCTCATTTTCTACCGTCAAACCATAATTTGTGTAAATCGAATCACGATTCATCGCCCTATCTCCTCCTTAAAGGTTGGCATCCTATAGTTCACTATATGTTTCGACAAAGGGATATATGGTAAATGGCGCGCTTTCGGGCAGAATAGAATATACACGTTCAGCTACTTTGTAACGGACTGCATAATTTCAATTCATAATATGATGGAAGTCGGTGGAAAGATGAAAGGAAAGCCTATTGAAATGACAGAGAAAACGGCTCGGCAGTGGCTAAATGACCGCGGAGTCAGCATAAAGGAAATCGGCGAACTAGTCATGTATTTACAACATAAATATCACACAAATCTGCAGCTTGATGAGTGTATTGATAATGTGGAAAGAGTACTATCAAAGCGTGAGGTTCAAAATGCAATCTTAACAGGCATTCAGCTGGATATACTTTCTGAGAAAGGATTGCTTGAAGATCCGCTGCAATCCATTATCGAGACGGATGAAGGTTTATATGGGGTCGACGAGGTTCTGGCTTTGTCCATAGTCAATGTATATGGATCGATTGGATTTACTAACTATGGGTACATTGATAAGCAAAAACCAGGTATTTTACAAAGGCTGAATGACAAGTCTACCGGCGAATGCCATACCTTCCTCGATGACATCGTCGGAGCGATTGCCGCAGCTGCATCAAGCAGGCTTGCCCATCGCGCAACAAATACAGAATAAATTAGATAGATAAACTGCACGCCAACTGTTAGACAACTAGCAATTGGAGGGGCAGTTTTTCTATTGGCTTTTAATATAGAATCCATTCACATCATTTAAGCAGCAAGGACTGTTTCCAGGAAATAAGTAATGCCCCGCTCCTTTATATTTACACATAGGAGGACAGTACAAACAACACCACACGAGAAACGCATAAGGCTAAATGAAAAATGAGTTCGGTATAGTGTACCGAACTCATTTTATCCAAGCTGCCTAATGAAGCAGCGAACTTTAAATGGTCACTTCAGTTCTCGTGCTATTTCTTGTATCGTTCGCAAGAATTATATGTTCCATTCAGCGAGTGAATCAATGGCATAGGTTGGTTTCTTCTCATGGCCTTCCATATGAAGTCTTGTTGTAAC harbors:
- the thrB gene encoding homoserine kinase, with product MNQPPMLRIQIPASTANLGPGFDSLGIALGLYLTIEASRSEHWEVTINCEEMHGLPEDESNYLVRMAQKAATFFGEEMPPCHLKVKSEIPLARGLGSSASAIIAGIELANAFCDLQLDETQKMRFASLEEGHPDNVGAALYGGLAVGVQVENGAEVISLPVVGAEAIITIPPFELKTETSRSLLPEKLSFGQAVSASAASNTFVAAVCAGNWALAGSMMERDHFHEPFRGELMPYFTEVRKIAKESGAYGTAVSGAGPSVITLANLEAVPVICQALKEAFPNMSIQHVPLVNHGPLVQAIK
- a CDS encoding phosphatidylglycerophosphatase A family protein, which codes for MKGKPIEMTEKTARQWLNDRGVSIKEIGELVMYLQHKYHTNLQLDECIDNVERVLSKREVQNAILTGIQLDILSEKGLLEDPLQSIIETDEGLYGVDEVLALSIVNVYGSIGFTNYGYIDKQKPGILQRLNDKSTGECHTFLDDIVGAIAAAASSRLAHRATNTE
- a CDS encoding NifU family protein codes for the protein MALAEQELFDQVQDVLDKLRPFLLRDGGDCELVDVDEGIVKLRLLGACGSCPSSTITLKAGIERALLEEVPGVVEVEQVF
- a CDS encoding homoserine dehydrogenase, which gives rise to MKPISIGLLGLGTVGTGVVKIISNHQDKLMHQVGCPVEIKKILVKDLVKERDVTIPSDMLTISSDDIIYDPEIDVVIEVIGGVEETRKLLLQALNNKKHVVTANKDLMAVYGPELLSVASRNGCDLFYEASVAGGIPILRGLTDGLASDRITKMMGIVNGTTNYILTKMCKEKLSYTEALKRAQELGFAESDPTADVGGLDAARKMAILATLGFSMTIDLDDVKVLGITEVSDEDLAFSQKLGYTVKLIGLAQRCKEDKVEVSVEPTLLPIDHPLAMVNDEYNAVYVYGEAVGETMFYGPGAGSLPTATAVVSDLVAVMKNMRLGVNGSSAVLPQFEKRLKTAEEICGKHFLRLRVKDEVGVFAQITSIFAEDGISFEKIMQLPIKGEQASEIVLISHDAPLANFERVLKKLRTYDKVEEIKSTYKVEGGLV
- a CDS encoding GNAT family N-acetyltransferase, which translates into the protein MEIRTLHLNDALSIRKLRLEALLDSPEAFGSSYEEEREYPLKKFKDRLESGCTLGAFLHEELVGMVTVIQETRNKTKHKANIFGMYVSPAQRGQGIGKNLMIEAIKQAKTLKGIEQIHLTVVTSNDAAKHLYLSLGFEIYGREKHALKIGDSYLDEEHMYLFL
- the thrC gene encoding threonine synthase; the protein is MGWKGLLQEFSEFLPVNEQTPMLTLHEGNTPLFHCRNLSEELGVELYVKYEGANPTGSFKDRGMVMAVAKAIEEGSDTIICASTGNTSAAAAAYAARAGLRCIVVIPDGKIAMGKLAQAVMYGAEIYAIKGNFDQALAMVRSISAKYPITLVNSVNPYRIEGQKTAAYEVCRELGKAPDILAIPVGNAGNITAYWKGFKEYDESHQSGLPEMRGFEAEGAAAIVHNRVFEEPETLATAIRIGNPASWEYAVKAAKESGGNIDEVSDEEIVHAYKLLARKEGIFAEPASCASIAGVIKQLQSGQIKKGQTVVAVLTGNGLKDPNTAVEYGHITPIVIENDEEELAKHFGSVVSS
- a CDS encoding YuzD family protein, whose protein sequence is MKIAEVFVYGAEQICASCVGMPSSKETYEWLEAALSRKFPNQPIKFTYIDIESPQEEPFVRKMAEKVRNDEYFYPLVVLDEKVLGEGNPRLKTIYEALEAKGYKSEAIK
- the yutH gene encoding spore coat putative kinase YutH — translated: MNRDSIYTNYGLTVENETTVGSVKLFKSGMQSYICYAAQGDEREIDEQYYMAHHLYEQGEPGIWLPIMNREESILTRESDQPYIVCMQGSVLPAIYETGKALAVFHYRGRTIQTRMEQSSRMGKWKQMWETRIDQLEKVWRDKLLSKPQNDFEKLFIDSYPYYAGLTENAIQYLVDTELDDDPEQIDGGTVCHTRFTPQTWGSQTIGKVPKDWVFDHGARDIAEYVRMHFLEQPNTYHQGVVNFLRQYQTVSPFSTFSAKMTYARLLLPIHYFETIETYYYIRSEGEKAMLEDRLNQYAKQSSLYERLLHDFYEMAGIPRGNSRMTVPEWIQTKRKTI